In Hemiscyllium ocellatum isolate sHemOce1 chromosome 20, sHemOce1.pat.X.cur, whole genome shotgun sequence, one genomic interval encodes:
- the arl6ip1 gene encoding ADP-ribosylation factor-like protein 6-interacting protein 1, producing the protein MASGDGDNKSSNRLAAETAQLEEHLEGWGEVMLAADRVLRWEKPWFPAVMMLGVSVVFLLIFWLDPSVLTGVSCAIMIICLADYLVPTVASRMFGSNKWTTEQQQRFHEICSNLVKTQRWIVGWWRRLFALKEEKPKMYFMTAVSVLSVVAWIGQQVHNLFLTYLIVSFILLFPGLNRHRLITKYVGMARREINKLLKQKEKKSE; encoded by the exons GCTGCGGAAACTGCCCAGCTTGAAGAACATTTGGAGGGCTGGGGAGAAGTGATGCTTGCTGCAGATCGTGTCCTGCGTTGGGAGAAACCCTGGTTTCCTGCTGTAATGATGCTGGGTGTGTCAGTGGTATTTTT actAATCTTCTGGCTGGATCCTTCAGTGCTGACTGGTGTTTCATGTGCCATTATGATCATCTGTTTGGCAGATTACTTAGTTCCAACTGTTGCTTCCAGGATGTTTGGATCCAACAAATG GACTACAGAGCAGCAACAACGCTTTCATGAAATCTGCAGCAATCTGGTGAAGACTCAGCGTTGGATTGTGGGCTGGTGGAGACGTTTGTTTGCTCTGAAGGAGGAAAAGCCTAAAATG TATTTCATGACTGCGGTAAGTGTTCTCTCTGTGGTGGCTTGGATTGGGCAGCAGGTTCACAACCTCTTCCTCACCTATTTGATTG TGAGTTTCATACTCTTGTTTCCCGGTCTGAATCGGCATCGACTGATCACAAAATATGTGGGAATGGCTAGACGGGAAATTAACAAGCTCCTGAAGCAAAAAGAGAAGAAAAGTGAATAA